A genomic stretch from Frigoribacterium sp. PvP032 includes:
- a CDS encoding S1C family serine protease, producing the protein MNETPRGADDHVGPDHDHDADATREAPTTGGPAEEPTVTFGAPPLPGSTPGSLADEAAARAGSADGRPAPQQQPAPYQQQQQQPASYQQPASYQQPGSYQQPASYQQPGSYQQPGSYQQPASYQQPASYQQAAPQQQQPGSYQQPGSSPQANQFGQASSQQQQTDAFGRPVAGGVPQGAGAWAPPATTTTKRRGGKGVLAAALAVGLIAGGALGGVVGGVVADGRGGTTASSGPSRELTVNDYDDATAITAVAAKATPSVVTINVASGSSGGTGSGVIVSDDGYIVTNTHVVTLDGASASGTVTVTLSDGNILPAEVVGLDPTVDLAVLKVDATGLKPITFADSSKLNVGDTAVAIGAPLGLSNTVTDGIVSTLNRSITVQSSAAPSDGSDQGDQGDNNGQGPFSFNNGDGSTQNQASSVISLPVIQTDASINPGNSGGALLDSKGDLIGLNVAIASSGSSSGSIGVGFSIPSALVQRVSKEIIANGSATHGLLGASVDDAATAQGADRVGALIVEISQGGAAQEAGLRAGDVVTEFNGIAVTSRTDLTAQVRFLAGGATAELTYVRDGAEATAQVTLDTLTS; encoded by the coding sequence ATGAACGAGACCCCCCGAGGCGCGGACGACCACGTCGGTCCCGACCACGACCACGACGCCGACGCGACCCGCGAGGCGCCGACGACCGGGGGCCCCGCCGAGGAGCCGACCGTCACGTTCGGCGCCCCGCCCCTGCCCGGCAGCACGCCGGGCTCCCTCGCCGACGAGGCCGCCGCCCGCGCCGGATCGGCCGACGGGCGACCTGCCCCCCAGCAGCAGCCTGCTCCGTACCAGCAGCAGCAGCAGCAGCCTGCGTCGTACCAGCAGCCTGCGTCGTACCAGCAGCCCGGCTCGTACCAGCAGCCCGCGTCGTACCAGCAGCCCGGCTCGTACCAGCAGCCCGGCTCGTACCAGCAACCTGCGTCGTACCAGCAGCCGGCCTCGTACCAGCAGGCCGCGCCCCAGCAGCAGCAGCCCGGTTCCTACCAGCAGCCAGGCTCGTCCCCGCAGGCGAACCAGTTCGGGCAGGCGTCGTCGCAGCAGCAGCAGACGGACGCCTTCGGGCGCCCGGTCGCCGGTGGAGTCCCCCAGGGCGCTGGGGCCTGGGCACCCCCGGCCACGACCACGACGAAGCGTCGTGGCGGCAAGGGCGTCCTCGCGGCGGCCCTCGCGGTCGGCCTGATCGCCGGCGGCGCGCTCGGCGGGGTCGTCGGCGGAGTGGTCGCGGACGGCCGCGGAGGCACGACCGCCTCCAGCGGTCCGTCGCGTGAGCTCACGGTCAACGACTACGACGACGCCACGGCCATCACGGCGGTCGCGGCGAAGGCCACCCCGTCCGTCGTCACGATCAACGTCGCGAGCGGGTCGTCTGGCGGCACGGGGTCGGGCGTCATCGTCTCCGACGACGGCTACATCGTGACCAACACGCACGTCGTGACCCTCGACGGGGCGAGCGCCTCCGGCACGGTCACGGTCACCCTCAGCGACGGCAACATCCTGCCCGCCGAGGTCGTGGGGCTCGACCCCACGGTCGACCTCGCGGTGCTCAAGGTCGACGCCACGGGCCTGAAGCCCATCACGTTCGCCGACTCGTCGAAGCTCAACGTGGGCGACACGGCCGTGGCGATCGGCGCGCCCCTCGGGCTCTCGAACACCGTCACCGACGGCATCGTGTCGACCCTCAACCGCAGCATCACCGTGCAGTCCTCCGCCGCTCCGAGCGACGGCAGCGACCAGGGCGACCAGGGCGACAACAACGGCCAAGGCCCCTTCTCGTTCAACAACGGCGACGGGAGCACCCAGAACCAGGCCAGCAGCGTGATCTCGCTCCCGGTCATCCAGACCGACGCGTCGATCAACCCCGGCAACTCGGGCGGTGCGCTGCTCGACTCCAAGGGCGACCTGATCGGCCTGAACGTCGCGATCGCGAGCTCGGGCTCGTCGTCGGGCAGCATCGGCGTGGGCTTCTCGATCCCCTCCGCCCTCGTGCAGCGGGTCTCGAAGGAGATCATCGCGAACGGCAGCGCCACGCACGGCCTGCTGGGCGCGAGCGTCGACGACGCCGCCACGGCACAGGGCGCCGACCGGGTCGGTGCGCTGATCGTCGAGATCAGCCAGGGAGGCGCGGCCCAGGAGGCGGGCCTGAGGGCCGGCGACGTGGTCACCGAGTTCAACGGCATCGCCGTCACGAGCCGCAC
- a CDS encoding aminotransferase class I/II-fold pyridoxal phosphate-dependent enzyme — protein MTAPAPWERAARGAMLLDGAGRAAPTVFAEMSALAARTGAINLGQGFPDEDGPPAVIEAAHAALDGGLNQYPPGRGRPELLEAVAEHQRRFYGIDLDPAREVLVTAGATEALAATILALVDDGDEVVTLEPFYDAYGAVIGLAGGVHRTVPMHGAEFAVDHDELRAAFSDRTALVVVNDPHNPTGTVLDAATRQLVVDLARRHDAVVVTDEVYEHLLFDGAAHVPLATLPGAADRTLSISSGGKTFSTTGWKIGWLTGPEHLVSKVMTVKQYLTFVNGSVFQPAIAVGLGLPDQWFADLAAGLQRKAELLADGLVAAGFTVSPSRGGYFVVADAAPLGFSDAADLCRRLPELAGVVGVPVSAFCHEEAAVEHASRIRFAFCKRTEVLEQAASQLAALRV, from the coding sequence ATGACTGCACCTGCCCCCTGGGAACGCGCCGCCCGCGGCGCGATGTTGCTCGACGGCGCGGGCCGTGCCGCGCCCACCGTGTTCGCCGAGATGTCGGCCCTGGCCGCCCGTACCGGGGCGATCAACCTCGGCCAGGGCTTCCCCGACGAGGACGGACCGCCGGCCGTGATCGAGGCCGCCCACGCGGCCCTCGACGGGGGCCTGAACCAGTACCCGCCCGGTCGCGGCAGGCCGGAGCTGCTCGAGGCAGTCGCCGAGCACCAGCGCCGGTTCTACGGCATCGACCTCGACCCGGCACGCGAGGTGCTCGTCACGGCCGGCGCGACCGAGGCCCTGGCCGCGACGATCCTGGCCCTGGTCGACGACGGCGACGAGGTCGTCACCCTCGAGCCGTTCTACGACGCGTACGGAGCCGTGATCGGCCTCGCGGGCGGCGTGCACCGCACCGTCCCGATGCACGGGGCCGAGTTCGCCGTCGACCACGACGAGCTCCGGGCGGCCTTCTCGGACCGCACCGCGCTGGTCGTCGTCAACGACCCGCACAACCCCACCGGCACCGTGCTCGACGCGGCGACGAGGCAGCTGGTCGTCGATCTCGCCCGCCGACACGACGCCGTCGTCGTCACCGACGAGGTCTACGAGCACCTGCTGTTCGACGGCGCAGCCCATGTGCCCCTCGCGACCCTGCCTGGTGCGGCGGACCGCACCCTGAGCATCTCGAGCGGCGGCAAGACCTTCAGCACCACCGGCTGGAAGATCGGCTGGCTCACCGGCCCCGAGCACCTCGTCTCGAAGGTGATGACGGTGAAGCAGTACCTCACCTTCGTCAACGGCTCGGTCTTCCAGCCCGCGATCGCCGTCGGCCTCGGGCTGCCCGACCAGTGGTTCGCCGACCTCGCCGCCGGGCTGCAGCGCAAGGCGGAGCTCCTGGCGGACGGGCTCGTCGCCGCCGGGTTCACCGTCTCCCCCTCCCGGGGCGGCTACTTCGTCGTCGCCGACGCGGCCCCGCTCGGCTTCTCGGACGCCGCCGACCTCTGTCGCCGCCTGCCAGAGCTCGCCGGCGTCGTCGGCGTCCCCGTGAGCGCCTTCTGCCACGAGGAGGCGGCGGTCGAGCACGCGTCACGCATCCGGTTCGCGTTCTGCAAGCGCACGGAGGTGCTCGAGCAGGCCGCGAGCCAGCTGGCGGCCCTGCGCGTCTGA
- a CDS encoding UPF0182 family protein: MPVLVTVAVLAALVIAFFIFSSLLTDYLWYDQLGFANVLTTQWLAGAVMFFVGFVAMAVPVWVSIEVAFRFRPVYAKLNSQLDRYQQVIEPLRRVVVIGVPVVLGLFAGIATSTNWQTTLQWLNRTPFGQTDPQFGLDIGFYVFELPFYQGAVGFASAVVLISGIAALATSYLYGALRFSGRDVRISRVARIQLAVTAAVYLLLQGVSLWLDQYATLSDGTNKLITGATYTDVAAGIPGKQILALAAAVVAVLFVVTAIIGRWRLSVIGTAALIIISIIVGGIYPWIVQRFQVEPSERTVESTYIDRNIQATRDAYGVADVEEQPYDAVSDAGAGALAGDAVTTANIRIIDPALVTDAFAQLQQYRQYYSFPEQLSVDRYTIDGATQDTVIAVRELNTDQLGSSATPYNTTFVYTHGYGVVAAYGNQRSADGQPVFLESGIPVNGALGDADEYEPRIYFGQESPAYSIVGGDGGDDIELDYPSGSNDNGTNQTTTFSGDGGPKLDSAFKKLIYAIKFQSEQVFLSDAVNDGSQILYDRDPAQRVQKVAPYLTIDSAPYPAVVDGKVKWIVDAYTTTREYPYSNPQALSDAIADTYTERPVYASNEINYIRNSVKATVDAYDGSVDLFAWDTEDPVLKTWEKIFPSTVSPLSDMSVELMQHVRYPQDMFKVQRAILGTYHVTDADSFYSSDDAWVTPNEPTSNAASPPLQPPYYLTLQLPDQDPAFSIYSTYIPQQSGENARNVLTGYLAANADAGSTPGEISPDYGKLSLLTLPKTDTVPGPGQVQNNFNTDTAVANQLALLTRGDTSVVRGNLLTLPVGGGLLYVQPIYVKSNSETSYPVLQKVLVSFGEKIAFEDTLNGALDSLFGGNSGAVAGDDDVPETDDGTATGGDTGTDSGTTDPGTATPAPDAGAGTTGNAALNAALADAQSALDDRAAAYASNDLVAAAEADQRLQTALEDAVAASGE, from the coding sequence TTGCCCGTCCTGGTGACGGTGGCGGTCCTCGCCGCCCTGGTCATCGCCTTCTTCATCTTCTCGTCGCTCCTGACGGATTACCTCTGGTACGACCAGCTGGGGTTCGCCAACGTGCTGACGACACAGTGGCTCGCCGGGGCCGTGATGTTCTTCGTCGGCTTCGTCGCCATGGCCGTGCCGGTGTGGGTGAGCATCGAGGTCGCCTTCCGGTTCCGACCGGTCTACGCGAAGCTCAACTCCCAGCTCGACCGCTACCAGCAGGTCATCGAGCCCCTGCGCCGCGTCGTCGTGATCGGCGTGCCCGTCGTCCTCGGCCTCTTCGCCGGCATCGCGACGTCGACGAACTGGCAGACGACCCTCCAGTGGCTGAACCGGACGCCCTTCGGCCAGACCGACCCGCAGTTCGGGCTCGACATCGGCTTCTACGTGTTCGAGCTGCCCTTCTACCAGGGCGCGGTCGGCTTCGCCTCGGCGGTCGTGCTGATCAGCGGCATCGCCGCGCTCGCGACGAGCTACCTCTACGGCGCGCTCCGCTTCTCTGGCCGTGACGTCCGCATCTCGCGGGTCGCACGCATCCAGCTCGCGGTGACCGCGGCCGTCTACCTGCTGCTCCAGGGCGTGAGCCTCTGGCTCGACCAGTACGCGACGCTGTCCGACGGCACCAACAAGCTGATCACGGGCGCCACGTACACCGACGTCGCCGCGGGCATCCCCGGCAAGCAGATCCTGGCCCTCGCGGCCGCGGTCGTCGCGGTCCTGTTCGTCGTGACCGCGATCATCGGTCGCTGGCGCCTGTCGGTCATCGGCACCGCGGCGTTGATCATCATCAGCATCATCGTCGGCGGCATCTACCCGTGGATCGTGCAGCGGTTCCAGGTCGAGCCCAGCGAGCGCACGGTCGAGTCGACGTACATCGACCGGAACATCCAGGCCACCCGGGACGCCTACGGCGTCGCGGACGTCGAGGAGCAGCCGTACGACGCCGTCTCCGACGCCGGGGCCGGCGCCCTCGCCGGCGACGCGGTCACGACCGCGAACATCCGCATCATCGACCCTGCCCTGGTCACGGACGCCTTCGCCCAGCTGCAGCAGTACCGCCAGTACTACAGCTTCCCCGAGCAGCTGTCGGTCGACCGCTACACGATCGACGGCGCCACCCAGGACACGGTGATCGCCGTGCGCGAGCTCAACACCGACCAGCTCGGCAGCTCCGCGACGCCCTACAACACGACGTTCGTCTACACGCACGGCTACGGGGTCGTCGCGGCCTACGGCAACCAGCGCTCGGCCGACGGCCAGCCCGTGTTCCTCGAGTCGGGCATCCCCGTCAACGGCGCCCTGGGCGACGCGGACGAGTACGAGCCCCGCATCTACTTCGGCCAGGAGTCGCCCGCGTACTCCATCGTCGGCGGCGACGGCGGCGACGACATCGAGCTCGACTACCCGTCGGGCAGCAACGACAACGGCACCAACCAGACGACGACCTTCAGCGGCGACGGCGGGCCGAAGCTCGACAGCGCCTTCAAGAAGCTCATCTACGCGATCAAGTTCCAGTCGGAGCAGGTGTTCCTCTCCGACGCGGTCAACGACGGCTCGCAGATCCTCTACGACCGCGATCCCGCGCAGCGCGTCCAGAAGGTCGCGCCGTACCTGACCATCGACAGCGCGCCGTACCCGGCCGTGGTCGACGGCAAGGTCAAGTGGATCGTCGACGCGTACACGACCACGCGCGAGTACCCGTACTCGAACCCCCAGGCCCTGTCCGACGCGATCGCCGACACCTACACCGAGCGCCCGGTCTACGCGTCGAACGAGATCAACTACATCCGCAACTCGGTCAAGGCCACGGTCGACGCCTACGACGGATCGGTCGACCTCTTCGCCTGGGACACCGAGGACCCGGTGCTCAAGACGTGGGAGAAGATCTTCCCGTCGACGGTCAGCCCGCTCAGCGACATGAGCGTCGAGCTGATGCAGCACGTCCGCTACCCGCAGGACATGTTCAAGGTGCAGCGCGCCATCCTCGGCACGTACCACGTCACGGACGCCGACTCGTTCTACTCGAGCGACGACGCGTGGGTCACGCCCAACGAGCCGACGAGCAACGCGGCCAGCCCGCCGCTGCAGCCGCCCTACTACCTGACGCTGCAGCTGCCCGACCAGGATCCGGCCTTCTCCATCTACTCGACGTACATCCCGCAGCAGTCGGGGGAGAACGCGAGGAACGTGCTGACGGGCTACCTGGCCGCCAACGCCGACGCGGGCTCGACGCCGGGCGAGATCTCACCCGACTACGGCAAGTTGTCCCTGCTCACCCTGCCGAAGACCGACACGGTCCCCGGCCCGGGCCAGGTGCAGAACAACTTCAACACCGACACGGCGGTCGCGAACCAGCTGGCGCTCCTCACGCGAGGCGACACGAGCGTGGTGCGGGGCAACCTCCTGACGCTCCCCGTCGGCGGCGGCCTGCTGTACGTGCAGCCGATCTACGTCAAGTCGAACTCCGAGACGTCGTACCCGGTGCTGCAGAAGGTGCTGGTCTCGTTCGGCGAGAAGATCGCCTTCGAGGACACCCTCAACGGTGCCCTGGACTCGCTGTTCGGCGGCAACTCGGGAGCAGTCGCCGGTGACGACGACGTGCCCGAGACCGATGACGGCACGGCGACGGGCGGCGACACGGGGACCGACTCGGGCACGACCGACCCCGGCACGGCGACCCCGGCGCCCGACGCAGGAGCAGGCACCACCGGCAACGCGGCGCTGAACGCGGCGCTGGCAGATGCCCAGTCCGCCCTGGACGACCGTGCGGCGGCGTACGCGTCGAACGACCTGGTGGCGGCGGCCGAGGCCGACCAGCGCCTCCAGACGGCCCTCGAGGACGCGGTCGCGGCAAGCGGCGAGTGA
- a CDS encoding PDZ domain-containing protein produces MFTPPTRASAGGRRPARLGWSLLGVALVSGLALTFIPSPYLIEQPGPVFDTLGTAEYEGEDAPLITVDGAETYPTAGSLDLLTVSVQGNESVRPSWIEVVGSWFSPSRAVVPVEAIYPSGVSNEQVDEQNAVDMQNSQKSAIAAALVHEGYQVPSTVTVSQVSPGGPSEGVLEEGDVVVSVNGEDLTTNGDVDALRSIVADNGASSPAEVVVERSGQRETERITPQEVQGTSLLGVGVSVDYTFPFDVTLRLDKVGGPSAGMMFALGIIDKTTPGELNGGKRVAGTGTITASGTVGPIGGIRQKLYGARDAGATVFLAPSSNCDEVVGHVPDGLDVYSVATLDDAVTALETVADGRDTGALPTCSAQ; encoded by the coding sequence ATGTTCACGCCCCCGACCCGAGCCTCCGCGGGCGGTCGACGTCCTGCCCGGCTCGGCTGGTCCCTCCTCGGCGTCGCGCTCGTCTCCGGCCTGGCGCTCACCTTCATCCCGTCGCCCTACCTGATCGAGCAGCCGGGCCCCGTGTTCGACACCCTCGGCACGGCCGAGTACGAGGGCGAGGACGCTCCCCTGATCACCGTCGACGGGGCGGAGACCTACCCCACGGCGGGCTCGCTCGACCTCCTCACGGTGAGCGTCCAGGGCAACGAGTCGGTCCGTCCGAGCTGGATCGAGGTCGTCGGCTCCTGGTTCTCCCCGAGCCGAGCCGTCGTGCCCGTCGAGGCCATCTACCCCTCGGGCGTCTCGAACGAGCAGGTCGACGAGCAGAACGCCGTCGACATGCAGAACTCGCAGAAGTCCGCGATCGCCGCGGCCCTCGTGCACGAGGGCTACCAGGTCCCGAGCACGGTCACGGTCAGCCAGGTCTCGCCCGGCGGGCCGTCCGAGGGCGTGCTCGAGGAGGGCGACGTGGTCGTGAGCGTCAACGGCGAGGACCTGACGACGAACGGCGACGTCGACGCCCTGCGCTCGATCGTGGCCGACAACGGGGCCTCGTCCCCGGCGGAGGTGGTGGTCGAGAGGTCGGGCCAGCGCGAGACCGAGCGGATCACGCCCCAGGAGGTGCAGGGCACCTCCCTGCTGGGGGTCGGCGTCAGCGTCGACTACACGTTCCCCTTCGACGTCACGCTCCGGCTCGACAAGGTGGGCGGCCCCAGCGCCGGCATGATGTTCGCCCTGGGCATCATCGACAAGACGACGCCCGGCGAGCTGAACGGCGGGAAGCGGGTCGCGGGCACCGGCACCATCACGGCCTCGGGCACGGTCGGCCCCATCGGCGGCATCCGCCAGAAGCTCTACGGCGCGCGCGACGCCGGCGCCACGGTGTTCCTCGCGCCGAGCTCGAACTGCGACGAGGTCGTCGGCCACGTGCCGGACGGGCTCGACGTCTACTCGGTCGCGACCCTGGACGACGCGGTGACGGCGCTGGAGACGGTGGCCGACGGCCGCGACACCGGGGCCCTGCCCACCTGCTCGGCGCAGTAG
- a CDS encoding glycerate kinase produces the protein MPGLAVVVAPDSFKGSASAATVAAAVAEGWRSVRPGDHVAELPLADGGEGTLDAVEAALPDCTRHRLEVPGPDGRPVTASWLMLPDGTAVAELASASGLGLMATPAPYDAHTRGLGRVLADALDAGARRLVVGLGGSASTDGGAGVLTELGARLLDSLGEPVVDGSHGLAATVRVDLSGLRPLPVGGVQIWSDVTAPLLGPGGAASVFGPQKGATPDDVLALERALEGLAVLVDADPSAAGAGAAGGTGFGMLLWGATVVSGAEAVAEIVGLDRLVTAADLVVTGEGRFDEQTAGGKLVSWVASSAHAHDVPVALVAGQVAAGTAGFADVVDTSVLAGGTAGSTADPRRWLVEAGALLAARATARSDGDDPNASSDEDAPGDVGA, from the coding sequence GTGCCAGGACTCGCCGTCGTCGTCGCGCCCGACTCCTTCAAGGGGAGCGCGAGCGCCGCGACCGTGGCCGCCGCCGTCGCCGAGGGCTGGCGGTCCGTCCGCCCGGGCGACCACGTGGCCGAGCTCCCTCTCGCGGACGGCGGAGAAGGCACCCTGGACGCCGTGGAGGCGGCTCTGCCGGACTGCACGCGGCACCGGCTCGAGGTCCCCGGGCCCGACGGCCGGCCCGTCACCGCGTCCTGGCTGATGCTCCCCGACGGCACGGCCGTGGCCGAGCTGGCTTCGGCGAGCGGCCTGGGGCTGATGGCGACGCCGGCGCCGTACGACGCCCACACGCGCGGCCTCGGCCGTGTCCTCGCGGACGCGCTCGACGCGGGGGCCCGGCGGCTCGTCGTCGGGCTGGGCGGCAGCGCCTCGACCGACGGCGGTGCCGGGGTGCTGACGGAGCTCGGCGCGCGCCTCCTCGACTCGCTCGGCGAGCCGGTCGTCGACGGCTCGCACGGGCTGGCCGCGACCGTGCGGGTCGACCTGTCGGGCCTCAGGCCCCTTCCCGTGGGCGGGGTCCAGATCTGGTCGGACGTCACGGCCCCGCTGCTCGGGCCCGGGGGAGCGGCCTCCGTGTTCGGTCCTCAGAAGGGTGCGACCCCCGACGACGTCCTCGCCCTCGAGCGCGCGCTCGAGGGCCTCGCCGTGCTCGTCGACGCCGATCCGTCGGCGGCGGGCGCCGGGGCCGCGGGCGGGACGGGCTTCGGGATGCTGCTCTGGGGCGCGACCGTCGTCTCCGGCGCCGAGGCGGTCGCCGAGATCGTGGGGCTCGACCGCCTCGTGACGGCCGCCGACCTCGTCGTCACGGGGGAGGGCCGGTTCGACGAGCAGACGGCGGGCGGCAAGCTCGTCTCGTGGGTCGCCTCCTCGGCTCACGCCCACGACGTACCGGTCGCCCTCGTGGCAGGCCAGGTGGCTGCCGGCACGGCCGGCTTCGCGGACGTCGTCGACACGTCCGTGCTGGCCGGGGGGACGGCCGGCTCGACGGCCGACCCGCGGCGGTGGCTCGTCGAGGCCGGGGCCCTGCTGGCCGCGCGCGCCACGGCCCGCAGCGACGGGGACGACCCGAACGCCTCTAGTGACGAGGACGCCCCGGGCGACGTCGGCGCCTGA